Genomic DNA from Halobaculum sp. MBLA0147:
GCCCAGAACGGCGCCTGGGGCTCCGCGAAGGAGCAGGGGTCGATCGCCGCCAAGAACATGCTGGAGTACGGCACCGAGGAGTTCGAGTGGGTCACGTCTTACTCCATCACGCACTTCGACTTCCCGTTCCTCTCGTTCGGGCACCCGACGCTGGGTGACGACCACGTCGAGCAGAAGTACTCCGAGAACGAGTGGCGGCGGCTGGCGCTGAAGGACGGCCGCATCGTCGGCGGCGTCCTGATCGGCGACCTGGCCCCGCAGTCCGGTTACAAGCAGCTGATGCGGGAACGCGTCGACGTGTCGGGACAGGAGGACGTGTTGTTGCGCGAGGAGTTCTCCGCCGACGACATCGAACGCGAGGGGCAGGTCGAACAAGAGGCAGAGGCCGTCGAGAACTGACTCGGCCCGGACGAGTCGGGTGACGGTCTCGAGTTTCGACAGTTCGATCACGTTCTCCAGAGTCCCAACTCTGCACGCCTCGGTCTTCACGCTCTACTCTGCGCGCGTCGACCGTCTGGCTCGACACGCGACGCGCCGAGCGGTCGCGTCGACAGTCCACGGATCGATCGGGGGTGTCTCACGGCGCCGAGTCGCCCGTCCGACAGTCGTGGGTCACGAGCCGCCGCGTGGTGAGACGCTCGCGCTCGGGTCTGTCGAGACGCGTCGGCTCCCTCGTGACGACGAGCGAGACGGTCGCCAGGCGCTCGTCGTGGCGCCGATTCCACCGCTCGCACAGGCCCGCGGCGGTCGCGTGGCGGAGCCGGTCACCGCCGTGCCACCACACCGCGGTGAGATACTTGCGCCACCGTACCGACGGGTAGGTGGCGGCCACGTCCGGTGGGCGGTCGCCGATCGCGGACGGCCTCGGGAACGCGTCGACTCGCCGGCCGTCCACGGTCGTCGCCGGGGCGGCGAACCAGGCGGCCGCTCGTGGGGGATCCGGCGCGAACATGTCCCACCGGTACCGCTCTGGTTCGACGGCACCGGCCTCGGTCTCGACCGGCACGACACCCAACGCGGCCGCGTTCCACACGAGGACGCCGACGAGCAGGAGGGTGGCGACCGCGCGCGTCCCGCCGGCTACCCACCGGCCGGTGTTCGGCCTGCCGGTGGAGGCGGCCAGGGAGCCAATCCCGCCGACACCACGCCGCGACACGAGCCACGCCGTCGCCGCACGACACCGAGCCGCGACGGGAGCGACTGCACTCTCGACGCGGTTCCACACCGGGGAACGGAGCGCCGGGAGGAGCGCGACGACGGCGACGACCGGGAACACGCCGAGCCACATCGTCGCCGCCATCCCGAGGTGACCGGCGAGCAGCCCGGCGGCGACCGCGGTTCGCCGCCAGTCGCTCGCCAACACGAGTGCGGGCGCGACGACGAGGAGCGCGAGCCACGCCCACCCGAACGTCGTCACGACGGCCGGCGTGCCGGCGACGAGATCGCCCAGCGGCGTCGTGAACCGGTCGAGTTGGAACACGTACCGCACCGCGGTGCCGTCGAGCCACCCGCTCCCGCGGAGTTTGATCGCGGCGTTCACCACGTAGACGGTGGCGACTTGGACGAAGAGTCCGAGCGTCGCGACGCTCGCGACCGTCCGCGGGGTCGTCGCGACACCGGCGCCACCCCCGCCGTCGCTCGCGGCGGTCGGCGGGGGAGCTCGTCGGACGGCGTCGATGGACCACCGCGTCCCCAGCGGGAGGAGACTCCCCCACAGCAGCAGACGGCGCAACAGTGAGTCACCGCCGTTCAACACCAGTGGGTTCCGCGCGTGCAGCGAGACGAGCAACACGAGCGACACGACACAGGCGAGTCGGGTCCGGTACCCGACGAGCAGTGCCATCGCTGCGAGTCCGGCGAGACAGAACAGTCCCGTCTGCGTCGTCGTCGACCCCCACAGCGCGTGCAGCGACACGGACGAGACGACCGGCCGGACGGCACGCAGCGTCTCGCGTGGGAGCACACCGGCGTCGGTGTAGAAGACGCGGAGCCACCGCGCCCGCAGCGCCAGGTCGACGAGCAGCAGGAGTCCGACGCCGATCCGCAGCGCCGCGAGTGCCCGGGTGTCGACGGCCGCGTGTGTCGCGAACCACGTCCGGCCACGGTCGCGGACACGGCCCGACAGGTGCACCGAGAGGTACCGGAGTCGCCGCCACAGTCGCCGGAGCCGTCCCGGCGTGGGGTCGGACGACGAGACGGGAGCCACAGTACGAGGGGTCGGTCGCCACACCGGAATGGCTCTTGTGGTCGTCCCCGGGGCGAGTACAC
This window encodes:
- a CDS encoding HTTM domain-containing protein, with product MAPVSSSDPTPGRLRRLWRRLRYLSVHLSGRVRDRGRTWFATHAAVDTRALAALRIGVGLLLLVDLALRARWLRVFYTDAGVLPRETLRAVRPVVSSVSLHALWGSTTTQTGLFCLAGLAAMALLVGYRTRLACVVSLVLLVSLHARNPLVLNGGDSLLRRLLLWGSLLPLGTRWSIDAVRRAPPPTAASDGGGGAGVATTPRTVASVATLGLFVQVATVYVVNAAIKLRGSGWLDGTAVRYVFQLDRFTTPLGDLVAGTPAVVTTFGWAWLALLVVAPALVLASDWRRTAVAAGLLAGHLGMAATMWLGVFPVVAVVALLPALRSPVWNRVESAVAPVAARCRAATAWLVSRRGVGGIGSLAASTGRPNTGRWVAGGTRAVATLLLVGVLVWNAAALGVVPVETEAGAVEPERYRWDMFAPDPPRAAAWFAAPATTVDGRRVDAFPRPSAIGDRPPDVAATYPSVRWRKYLTAVWWHGGDRLRHATAAGLCERWNRRHDERLATVSLVVTREPTRLDRPERERLTTRRLVTHDCRTGDSAP